A DNA window from Synchiropus splendidus isolate RoL2022-P1 chromosome 2, RoL_Sspl_1.0, whole genome shotgun sequence contains the following coding sequences:
- the LOC128754586 gene encoding mitochondrial cardiolipin hydrolase-like produces the protein MWKIKVVGLGVVVLSVRLLVLIHRLWTKKVRNEVIFFPSELACVEHIFNPDLPQPCLCPLPHGVETSFSRLLRYILSASSSLDLCVFAFSNMDLCRAVLALHKRKVTIRVLTDKDYTAITGSQIGVLYKAGIRVRNDYGSVYMHHKFAIVDGLQLITGSLNWTLTAVQCNMENVLVTEEPDLVKPFIREFQRLWECNDPLHSYPSALGEPPNMTGH, from the exons ATGTGGAAGATTAAGGTGGTTGGACTTGGTGTTGTGGTCCTCTCAGTGAGGCTGCTTGTGTTGATTCACCGTCTGTGGACCAAAAAAGTTCGGAATGAAGTCATCTTCTTCCCCTCTGAGTTGGCTTGTGTGGAGCACATCTTCAACCCAGATTTACCCCA ACCTTGTTTGTGTCCCTTACCTCACGGTGTGGAGACATCTTTCTCTCGACTCCTCCGCTACATCCTCTCTGCGTCCTCCTCTCTGGACTTGTGTGTTTTCGCCTTTTCCAACATGGACCTGTGCAGAGCTGTGCTTGCACtgcacaaaagaaaagtgaccatccgagtcctcactGACAAGGACTACACTGCCATCACAGGCTCCCAGATCGGTGTGCTTTATAAGGCAG GAATCAGGGTGCGCAACGACTATGGTTCTGTGTACATGCACCACAAATTTGCCATTGTTGATGGCCTGCAGCTCATCACTGGCTCCCTCAACTGGACACTGACAGCAGTGCAATGCAACATGGAGAACGTTCTGGTCACAGAGGAACCCGACTTGGTCAAGCCCTTCATCAGGGAGTTCCAGAGGCTGTGGGAGTGCAACGATCCGCTTCACTCTTACCCCTCAGCTCTTGGTGAACCTCCCAACATGACCGGCCACTGA
- the LOC128754377 gene encoding transcription elongation factor 1 homolog produces the protein MGRRKSKRKPPPKKKMTGDLDSQFTCPFCNHEKSCDVKMERSRNTGIISCTVCLEEFQTPITYLSEPVDVYSDWIDACESANQ, from the exons ATGGGTCGCCGAAAGTCCAAAAGAAAGCCTCCGCCGAAGAAGAAGATGACTGGGGACCTGGACTCCCAGTTTACGTGTCCTTTCTGTAACCACGAGAAGTCATGCGACGTCAAAAT GGAAAGAAGTAGAAACACGGGTATTATCTCCTGCACGGTCTGTTTGGAGGAGTTTCAGACGCCTATCACAT ATCTGTCAGAGCCTGTGGACGTCTACAGTGATTGGATAGATGCCTGCGAGTCAGCCAATCAGTAG